The Molothrus ater isolate BHLD 08-10-18 breed brown headed cowbird chromosome 1, BPBGC_Mater_1.1, whole genome shotgun sequence genome includes a window with the following:
- the ARL5B gene encoding ADP-ribosylation factor-like protein 5B isoform X1 translates to MGLIFAKLWSLFGSQEHKVIIVGLDNAGKTTILYQFLMNEVVHTSPTIGSNVEEIVVKNTHFLMWDIGGQESLRSSWNTYYSNTEFIILVVDSIDRERLSITKEELYRMLAHEDLRKAAVLIFANKQDMKGCMTAAEISAYLTLSSIKDHPWHIQSCCALTGEGLCQGLEWMTSRIGVTKRFRIPKAGFLSRSLNTLHAVR, encoded by the exons ATGGGCCTAATCTTCGCCAAGCTGTGGAGCCTCTTCGGTAGCCAAG AGCACAAAGTAATCATAGTGGGACTTGATAATGCTGGAAAGACTACTATTCTTTACCAGTT CTTAATGAATGAAGTGGTTCATACTTCTCCAACCATAGGAAGCAATGTAGAAGAAATAGTGGTGAAAAACACTCATTTCTTAATGTGGGATATTGGAGGACAAGAATCATTACGGTCATCGTGGAATACCTATTATTCAAACACAGAG TTCATCATTCTGGTTGTTGACAGCATTGATAGAGAGCGACTTTCTATTACAAAAGAAGAACTTTATAGAATGCTGGCTCATGAG GATTTACGGAAGGCTGCGGTTCTCATCTTTGCAAACAAGCAGGACATGAAAGGCTGCATGACGGCTGCCGAGATATCCGCGTACCTCACCCTCAGCTCCATAAAGGATCACCCGTGGCACATccagtcctgctgtgctctgacagGAGAGGG ATTATGCCAAGGCTTGGAGTGGATGACTTCCCGTATTGGA GTGACAAAGAGGTTCAGGATTCCCAAAGCAGGGTTTCTTTCCAGATCTTTAAACACACTGCACGCAGTAAGGTGA
- the ARL5B gene encoding ADP-ribosylation factor-like protein 5B isoform X2 has translation MNEVVHTSPTIGSNVEEIVVKNTHFLMWDIGGQESLRSSWNTYYSNTEFIILVVDSIDRERLSITKEELYRMLAHEDLRKAAVLIFANKQDMKGCMTAAEISAYLTLSSIKDHPWHIQSCCALTGEGLCQGLEWMTSRIGVTKRFRIPKAGFLSRSLNTLHAVR, from the exons ATGAATGAAGTGGTTCATACTTCTCCAACCATAGGAAGCAATGTAGAAGAAATAGTGGTGAAAAACACTCATTTCTTAATGTGGGATATTGGAGGACAAGAATCATTACGGTCATCGTGGAATACCTATTATTCAAACACAGAG TTCATCATTCTGGTTGTTGACAGCATTGATAGAGAGCGACTTTCTATTACAAAAGAAGAACTTTATAGAATGCTGGCTCATGAG GATTTACGGAAGGCTGCGGTTCTCATCTTTGCAAACAAGCAGGACATGAAAGGCTGCATGACGGCTGCCGAGATATCCGCGTACCTCACCCTCAGCTCCATAAAGGATCACCCGTGGCACATccagtcctgctgtgctctgacagGAGAGGG ATTATGCCAAGGCTTGGAGTGGATGACTTCCCGTATTGGA GTGACAAAGAGGTTCAGGATTCCCAAAGCAGGGTTTCTTTCCAGATCTTTAAACACACTGCACGCAGTAAGGTGA